Genomic segment of Selenomonadales bacterium:
CTCTACTGCTTCCCGTAGGTTGAACCTCGCTTGTTCCACTGTGTCCCCTTGGCTGGCGATATCGAGCTCTGGGCACAAGGCTACAAACCCACTACCTTCACGCTCAATCACAGCGGTAAATACCATTGCGATCATCCTCCACTTCGAACAATCATGTGTCTACAGTTTACATGATATGTCTAGCAGTGACAACGGCACGCAAGACTGGCTCATCTTTGTCGTCCGCTGCGAAGAAAAAACTCCCGCGCTAAGGCAGGAGTATACCTA
This window contains:
- a CDS encoding type II toxin-antitoxin system HicB family antitoxin, whose translation is MVFTAVIEREGSGFVALCPELDIASQGDTVEQARFNLREAVELFFETAHPEEMVSRLRGEVFVTHFEVARGQ